The following coding sequences lie in one Leptospira mtsangambouensis genomic window:
- a CDS encoding MFS transporter, producing the protein MNQKQTKRETTYLRFFGLAELADHGARGILAFWVILGMAFFLFGDQNLIAPNMKNIGASLGITDPNEVDWKLGGIIPVLFFILGGVVSLSMGYLSQKFSRKNLLLATVLLGEIPCFLTAYVETYDQFLVLRTLCGFGLGGIFPLLFSLIGDYFSSQSRAIATGYVSLAMGLGVGVGQLLGGILGGADPINGWRASFIYMSAPSFIFAAIYLFFCKEPKRGGAEGVSSDELSHKISFKDFKLLFESKTNLGAFLQGLPGCIPWGVFFVYLADYYEHTYHLSKEISAGMITFAAVGIFIGTFFGGVLGQILYNIKKIYQPWLCIGTTFFGVFPAILLLYSFDIVPYMGLFIALNIFTGIMISITGPNVRAVLLNVNEPKSRSAIFSIYNLTDDLGKGLGPVMSAVILGLTPDRGLALSISILFWIPCALAWFLILFNYEKDENRMLQLMKQNVSNV; encoded by the coding sequence ATGAACCAAAAACAAACAAAACGAGAAACAACCTATCTGCGATTTTTTGGCCTCGCCGAACTTGCAGATCATGGGGCAAGGGGCATTTTAGCATTTTGGGTCATCCTAGGAATGGCCTTCTTTTTGTTTGGCGACCAAAACCTAATTGCACCTAATATGAAAAATATAGGTGCTTCCTTGGGAATCACTGATCCAAATGAAGTGGATTGGAAGTTAGGTGGTATCATCCCCGTTTTGTTTTTTATTTTGGGAGGTGTTGTTTCCTTGTCTATGGGATACCTTTCGCAAAAATTTTCACGAAAGAACCTGCTCCTCGCCACTGTCCTACTCGGTGAAATTCCATGTTTTTTAACAGCATATGTAGAAACTTATGACCAGTTCTTAGTTTTACGAACGTTATGTGGATTTGGCCTAGGTGGAATTTTCCCGCTCCTCTTTAGTTTGATAGGAGATTATTTTTCTAGCCAGTCTAGAGCCATTGCAACGGGTTACGTGTCTTTGGCGATGGGACTTGGTGTCGGAGTAGGGCAGTTGCTAGGTGGAATTTTAGGTGGTGCTGATCCTATCAACGGATGGCGAGCTTCCTTTATTTATATGTCTGCTCCATCTTTTATTTTTGCTGCGATTTATTTATTCTTTTGTAAAGAACCAAAACGTGGTGGAGCAGAAGGTGTTTCTAGCGATGAATTATCTCATAAAATCAGTTTCAAAGATTTTAAATTACTTTTTGAAAGTAAAACCAACTTAGGTGCTTTTTTGCAAGGCCTTCCTGGTTGTATTCCTTGGGGAGTATTCTTTGTTTATTTAGCAGATTATTACGAACACACATATCATCTTTCCAAAGAAATTTCCGCAGGTATGATTACCTTTGCCGCAGTAGGAATTTTCATTGGAACTTTCTTTGGTGGAGTGCTTGGACAAATTTTGTATAATATCAAAAAAATATACCAACCGTGGCTTTGTATCGGAACTACTTTTTTTGGCGTATTCCCTGCCATATTACTTCTTTATTCATTTGATATCGTTCCCTATATGGGACTCTTCATCGCACTAAATATTTTTACAGGGATTATGATTTCGATCACAGGACCTAACGTACGTGCGGTGTTACTCAATGTAAACGAACCAAAATCAAGAAGTGCTATTTTTTCTATCTATAACTTAACTGATGATTTAGGGAAAGGGCTTGGGCCTGTGATGTCTGCTGTGATTTTAGGATTAACTCCTGATCGCGGGCTTGCACTGTCCATTTCGATTCTTTTTTGGATTCCTTGTGCATTGGCATGGTTTCTTATTTTGTTTAATTACGAAAAAGATGAAAATAGAATGCTTCAGTTGATGAAACAAAATGTTTCAAATGTTTAA
- the mtnC gene encoding acireductone synthase — translation MDIKHNLLDIEGTTAPIAFVHQILFPYAKKHITRFLKGFRFSEVQWKEIQSEFEKDMNLREESFLSRFSNPNSFTKMEPIVFSTDLIPSYFEYLIEKDRKFGPLKEIQGKIWKEGYESGEIKSTVYHDVPEFLKKAKESGIRNHVYSSGSVEAQILIYQYSELGDLRNYFESYFDTAVGGKREKTSYENIARKLKSSPDQIRFFTDIVEEAEAANAIGMDVVILNRPGNIPQKPHSFPIWDHF, via the coding sequence ATGGATATCAAACACAACTTACTCGATATTGAAGGGACAACAGCACCAATTGCTTTTGTCCATCAGATCCTTTTTCCTTATGCTAAAAAACATATCACTCGTTTTCTAAAGGGCTTCCGGTTTTCGGAAGTCCAGTGGAAGGAAATCCAATCAGAATTTGAAAAGGATATGAATCTTCGGGAGGAAAGTTTTTTATCTCGATTTTCCAATCCAAATTCTTTTACAAAAATGGAACCGATTGTTTTTTCTACGGATCTTATTCCTTCTTACTTTGAATATTTAATTGAGAAAGATCGGAAGTTTGGTCCATTGAAAGAAATCCAAGGTAAAATTTGGAAAGAGGGATATGAATCAGGTGAAATCAAAAGTACGGTTTATCATGATGTACCTGAGTTTTTAAAAAAGGCAAAAGAATCTGGAATCCGAAATCATGTGTATTCTTCGGGATCTGTGGAAGCACAAATTTTGATTTATCAATATTCAGAGTTAGGTGATCTTCGAAATTATTTTGAATCTTATTTTGACACAGCAGTTGGTGGGAAAAGAGAAAAAACTAGTTATGAAAACATCGCTCGGAAACTAAAGTCTTCCCCAGACCAAATTCGATTTTTTACCGATATTGTAGAAGAAGCAGAAGCAGCAAATGCGATAGGAATGGATGTTGTGATTTTAAATCGGCCAGGGAATATACCGCAAAAACCACATTCCTTTCCTATCTGGGATCATTTTTAA
- a CDS encoding prokaryotic cytochrome C oxidase subunit IV: MMKSILLTYLVLLGIVYYSFFGMGSVLPGTWNLILLSALKFLLICFVFMNLKVAHPFWKVAFPVLIGIYSVSMLLLT; encoded by the coding sequence ATGATGAAATCGATTTTACTTACTTATTTAGTTCTTTTGGGAATTGTTTATTATTCTTTTTTTGGAATGGGATCTGTGTTGCCAGGTACTTGGAATCTGATTCTATTGAGTGCGCTTAAGTTTCTCTTGATTTGTTTTGTATTTATGAATTTGAAAGTGGCACACCCATTTTGGAAGGTGGCCTTTCCGGTTCTTATCGGAATTTATTCCGTTAGTATGTTGTTACTGACTTAA
- a CDS encoding cytochrome c oxidase subunit 3 encodes MHENKIETNQSLWYPPGGILIWMIVLVEVLTFCLGIGSLVYDKSKDLTAFTDMQSHLNKSFAFWNTVFLLTSGFCIATAVHYKTKNNPKFFTILLLTSIVFGYAFLFLKFYEFREKWLLGFGLETSQFFSYYWLLTGFHYLHVVVGVIILWIIYLSRKTISFDNLEAGAVFWHMCDLIWLLLYPALYLIQ; translated from the coding sequence ATGCACGAAAACAAAATAGAAACAAACCAATCCTTATGGTACCCACCTGGCGGCATCCTGATCTGGATGATTGTACTTGTTGAAGTACTTACGTTTTGTTTAGGAATTGGTTCACTGGTATATGATAAGTCAAAGGATCTTACTGCTTTTACTGATATGCAGTCACATTTAAACAAATCTTTTGCATTTTGGAATACAGTATTTTTACTCACCAGCGGATTTTGTATCGCAACAGCAGTACATTACAAAACAAAAAACAATCCAAAGTTTTTTACAATTTTGTTATTAACCTCTATCGTTTTTGGATATGCCTTTCTTTTTCTTAAATTCTATGAGTTCCGAGAAAAATGGTTATTAGGATTTGGTCTTGAAACAAGTCAGTTTTTTAGTTATTATTGGTTACTCACAGGGTTTCATTATCTCCATGTCGTTGTTGGAGTCATCATTCTATGGATCATCTATCTGAGTCGAAAAACAATCTCCTTTGATAACTTAGAAGCCGGTGCTGTGTTTTGGCATATGTGCGATTTGATTTGGTTATTATTATATCCGGCGTTGTATTTAATCCAATAA
- a CDS encoding c-type cytochrome, with translation MLSKSQARAFFLGGTFLFSAIFVFLTVDTLRQNDSRTNSQNMTADVLKGKEIWEKNNCMGCHTLLGEGAYYAPDLTKVVERRGATWIDVFLDDPEAMFPGERKMIKYGFNKEEKGQIIAFLDWVGKIDANGWPPKPNIPIDSIATPQVPQAKSNAVVMTQPEKFSQLCVACHAVGGKGGNVGPALDHVGSKFDSDYLNRWLSDPQAIKPGTNMPKLPLTDPERKDIVTYLSALK, from the coding sequence ATGCTATCAAAATCGCAAGCCAGGGCGTTCTTTTTGGGAGGCACCTTTTTGTTCAGTGCTATCTTTGTGTTTCTCACTGTGGATACCTTGCGACAAAACGATTCCCGAACCAATTCGCAAAACATGACAGCGGATGTTTTGAAGGGAAAGGAAATTTGGGAAAAAAACAATTGTATGGGATGCCATACTTTGTTAGGTGAAGGTGCTTATTACGCTCCTGATTTAACAAAGGTTGTCGAAAGAAGGGGAGCTACTTGGATCGATGTATTTTTAGACGATCCAGAAGCTATGTTTCCTGGGGAACGGAAGATGATCAAATACGGCTTCAATAAGGAAGAAAAGGGGCAAATCATTGCCTTTCTTGATTGGGTAGGTAAAATTGATGCCAACGGATGGCCTCCAAAACCAAATATCCCAATCGATTCCATTGCCACTCCACAAGTTCCACAGGCGAAATCAAATGCAGTTGTTATGACTCAACCTGAAAAGTTTTCTCAACTTTGTGTCGCTTGTCACGCAGTAGGTGGTAAGGGTGGAAATGTTGGACCCGCACTTGATCATGTAGGTTCTAAGTTTGATTCTGATTATCTCAATCGTTGGTTATCGGATCCACAAGCCATCAAACCGGGAACAAATATGCCAAAGTTGCCGTTAACTGATCCTGAAAGAAAAGACATCGTTACTTATCTTTCGGCGTTGAAATAA
- a CDS encoding cbb3-type cytochrome c oxidase subunit I, translating into MRFQSQKVAYWFFATCMLLLSLQIVYGFIMGFARIGFDGLHDFIPFNTARATHTNLLVVWLLTGFMGAAYYIIPEESDRELYSVKLAYIQLLSWVVVGVIAIIGFHFNWWEGRKFLEIPRPLDYLVVVNVLTFLFNIAMTIWEAKKRSTTQLVLFFGLLCAALLYLPGMIYFDNQTLDSYFRWWVVHLWVEGVWELIMGGILAFLLIKLTGVDREVIEKWLYVVVGLTFLSGILGTGHHYYWIGTPKYWLMVGGIFSALEPLAFLGMAIWALNMYRKKGKNHPNKIALYWTLGSAMMSFIGAGFLGFAHTWPAVNQWTHGTLITAMHGHLAFWGAYAMLVLAVISYAMPNLTGRKLFTGMSGYLAFWASNIGMLGMTGALAVAGITQVYLERKLGMDFLVVQKEIIFHFIGMLLAATLFTVGITYFIVDFIRHGLPSNEAVGKNAGDLE; encoded by the coding sequence ATGAGATTCCAATCACAAAAGGTCGCATATTGGTTCTTTGCAACTTGTATGTTACTCTTATCTTTACAAATCGTATATGGCTTTATTATGGGTTTTGCTCGTATCGGGTTTGATGGATTACATGACTTTATTCCATTTAATACCGCTCGTGCTACACATACAAATTTACTCGTTGTATGGTTGTTAACTGGCTTTATGGGAGCTGCTTATTATATCATTCCCGAAGAATCTGATCGAGAGTTGTATAGTGTTAAACTTGCTTACATCCAACTTCTTTCTTGGGTTGTTGTGGGAGTGATTGCCATCATTGGATTTCACTTCAATTGGTGGGAAGGTCGTAAGTTCTTAGAAATTCCAAGGCCTCTCGACTATTTGGTAGTTGTGAATGTTTTAACATTTTTGTTTAACATTGCCATGACGATCTGGGAAGCTAAAAAAAGAAGTACAACACAACTTGTTCTCTTCTTTGGTTTGTTATGCGCTGCGTTACTATATCTTCCTGGTATGATTTACTTCGACAACCAAACACTCGATTCCTACTTTCGTTGGTGGGTAGTGCATCTTTGGGTGGAAGGAGTTTGGGAACTCATCATGGGTGGTATCCTTGCTTTTTTACTCATCAAACTGACTGGAGTGGACAGAGAAGTCATTGAAAAATGGCTCTATGTGGTTGTAGGTTTAACATTCCTTTCGGGAATTTTGGGTACGGGTCACCACTACTACTGGATCGGAACTCCTAAGTATTGGCTTATGGTAGGTGGAATTTTTTCTGCTTTGGAACCATTGGCTTTTCTTGGAATGGCCATCTGGGCACTCAATATGTATCGTAAAAAAGGAAAAAACCATCCTAACAAAATTGCTCTCTATTGGACTTTGGGGAGTGCCATGATGTCTTTCATTGGAGCGGGTTTCCTAGGGTTTGCTCACACTTGGCCTGCTGTTAACCAATGGACTCACGGAACACTCATCACTGCAATGCATGGACACCTTGCCTTCTGGGGGGCCTACGCTATGTTAGTGTTAGCTGTGATTTCCTACGCAATGCCAAATCTAACAGGAAGAAAGTTGTTTACCGGAATGTCAGGATATCTTGCATTTTGGGCATCCAATATCGGAATGTTGGGAATGACGGGAGCTCTCGCTGTTGCCGGAATTACACAAGTGTATCTGGAACGCAAATTGGGTATGGACTTCCTTGTGGTTCAAAAAGAAATTATATTCCATTTTATTGGGATGTTACTTGCTGCCACCCTGTTTACAGTTGGGATCACTTACTTTATTGTAGATTTCATTCGACATGGACTTCCTTCGAATGAAGCTGTAGGAAAAAATGCAGGTGATCTCGAATAA
- a CDS encoding CbbQ/NirQ/NorQ/GpvN family protein codes for MLTKKAPYYEPIGKEIEIFQMAAENSLPLLLKGPTGSGKSRFLEYMAHTLGRRLITILCNDETSSVDLVGRFLVKGADTIWMDGPLTTGVKEGAIVYLDEVAEARPDTLVTIHSLTDHRRTLFLERKNEEIQAHPDFLLVASYNPGYQRGFKELKPSTKQRFLGMDFPYPKASVEEKIIVGETGISESISKKLVQFAGLVRNKSELGLAETVSTRLLVSCAKLMAKGLPARLAGRTAIILPLSDDLDTVAALQDSFDLIF; via the coding sequence ATGTTAACGAAGAAAGCACCCTATTACGAACCAATCGGTAAGGAAATAGAAATCTTTCAAATGGCGGCAGAGAATTCTCTGCCGCTTTTGTTGAAAGGTCCTACTGGATCTGGAAAGTCTCGATTTTTAGAGTATATGGCCCATACATTAGGCCGTAGACTCATCACAATTTTATGTAACGATGAAACATCTTCTGTTGATTTAGTCGGGAGATTTTTAGTGAAGGGGGCAGATACCATTTGGATGGATGGGCCTTTGACAACAGGAGTCAAGGAAGGAGCCATTGTCTATTTAGATGAGGTCGCAGAAGCAAGACCAGACACTCTTGTAACCATTCACTCTTTAACTGACCATCGTCGTACTTTATTTTTAGAAAGAAAAAATGAAGAGATCCAAGCACATCCTGACTTTTTACTCGTTGCATCCTACAATCCGGGATACCAAAGAGGATTTAAGGAATTAAAACCTTCCACCAAACAACGATTTCTTGGTATGGACTTTCCGTATCCGAAAGCTTCTGTCGAAGAAAAAATCATCGTAGGAGAAACGGGGATTAGCGAATCCATATCGAAAAAACTCGTCCAATTTGCAGGTTTGGTAAGAAACAAATCAGAGTTAGGTTTGGCAGAAACCGTTTCGACAAGATTACTTGTTTCTTGTGCCAAATTAATGGCAAAGGGTCTACCGGCGCGTTTAGCGGGAAGGACTGCAATCATTTTACCACTCTCTGACGATTTGGATACGGTTGCTGCTTTGCAAGATAGTTTTGATCTGATTTTTTAG
- a CDS encoding nitric oxide reductase activation protein NorD — translation MEWDQFVFYQGHKLWKKIRKKLTPPNPYYAYQMGLEEVRILRYLQTLKKESTTLILGGEFISLGQNYLKFPEEVHWFLSESSSKKFVRIYLAYLSFLSNDKEVKKRKIENDQKIKEDTSQVKENFFYQFRKFLKVFPGVSCDWKDIKKERFEIRKKDPTQYKKISSILIQTSSSVSDLKHEFPIGKDFISKTDKQKIKSKESKQKLDPIDAEVLEVDEKKIEEYTLGHNFEKIETVEEFDGQWRDIDGEEDMEEEEALQELNLKHIIRTEDSVHTTRSSESGVGTTLEILDETYLGNRFTYPEWDYKLKNYKPNYCNVIEEFPNQKDVSYTKHVLEKQHSTLTQLKKKMMALLNQTRIKKRLVSGDDIDLDALVDRYADIKAKISPSESIYMNPIRDVSDMALYFLVDLSLSTDSWIQEKRVLDVERESLLLFSECLEDLKIPFGIAGFYSRTRNFNQLIHLKQLSEPWMSARDRLGSLSPIGYTRVGPSLRHVNSILKDTSYKQKWIILITDARPNDYDKYEGKYGIEDVNKAVGECLLNGVQVYTLAIGTEEKPTIPAMMRNASYQMLFHPERLLDSLQEFFRRAIRV, via the coding sequence TTGGAATGGGATCAGTTTGTATTCTACCAAGGTCATAAACTTTGGAAAAAAATTCGTAAAAAACTAACTCCACCAAATCCATATTATGCGTATCAAATGGGTTTAGAGGAAGTTCGTATCCTTCGTTATTTACAAACCTTAAAAAAAGAATCCACCACTTTGATTCTTGGCGGTGAGTTTATTTCGCTCGGCCAAAATTATTTAAAATTTCCCGAAGAAGTACATTGGTTTTTATCTGAATCCAGTTCGAAAAAATTTGTTCGTATCTACCTTGCGTATCTTTCCTTTCTTTCGAATGACAAAGAGGTGAAAAAAAGAAAGATTGAGAATGATCAAAAGATAAAGGAAGATACATCCCAAGTAAAAGAAAATTTTTTTTATCAGTTCCGAAAGTTTCTAAAAGTATTTCCAGGTGTTAGTTGTGATTGGAAAGATATTAAAAAGGAAAGGTTTGAGATCCGAAAAAAAGATCCAACCCAATACAAAAAAATCTCTTCTATTTTGATCCAAACATCATCCTCTGTTTCCGATTTGAAACATGAGTTTCCAATAGGAAAAGATTTTATATCAAAGACTGATAAACAAAAAATCAAATCGAAAGAATCAAAACAAAAATTAGATCCAATTGATGCCGAAGTTTTGGAAGTGGATGAGAAAAAAATCGAGGAATATACATTAGGCCATAATTTTGAAAAAATTGAAACGGTAGAAGAGTTTGATGGGCAGTGGCGTGATATTGATGGAGAAGAAGATATGGAGGAAGAAGAAGCTTTACAAGAGCTAAACTTAAAACATATCATTCGCACAGAAGATTCAGTGCATACCACTCGAAGTAGTGAGTCAGGAGTTGGAACAACACTTGAAATTTTAGATGAAACTTATTTGGGAAATCGTTTTACCTATCCTGAATGGGATTATAAATTAAAAAACTATAAACCAAACTATTGTAACGTAATTGAAGAATTTCCAAATCAAAAAGATGTTTCTTATACGAAACATGTATTAGAAAAACAACATTCTACTTTGACTCAATTAAAAAAGAAAATGATGGCCCTTTTGAACCAAACAAGAATCAAAAAACGATTGGTATCGGGAGATGATATTGATTTGGATGCGCTTGTGGATCGTTACGCGGATATCAAAGCTAAAATTAGTCCGTCGGAATCAATCTATATGAATCCCATTCGGGATGTATCCGATATGGCTTTGTATTTTTTAGTTGATTTGAGTTTATCTACCGACTCTTGGATCCAAGAAAAAAGAGTATTAGATGTAGAAAGAGAAAGTTTACTTTTATTTTCTGAATGTTTGGAGGATTTAAAAATCCCATTTGGAATCGCCGGTTTTTATTCTAGGACTCGTAATTTTAATCAGCTGATCCATTTAAAACAACTTTCAGAACCGTGGATGAGCGCACGTGATCGTTTGGGTTCTCTTTCTCCCATTGGATACACTCGAGTGGGGCCATCGTTACGCCATGTGAATTCTATTTTAAAAGATACATCTTATAAACAAAAATGGATCATCCTCATTACAGATGCACGTCCTAATGATTATGACAAATATGAAGGCAAATATGGAATTGAGGATGTCAATAAGGCAGTCGGTGAATGTTTGTTAAATGGAGTTCAAGTGTATACTCTTGCAATCGGAACCGAAGAAAAGCCAACGATTCCTGCGATGATGAGAAATGCTAGTTACCAAATGTTGTTCCACCCAGAAAGACTCCTCGATTCTCTCCAAGAGTTTTTTCGAAGAGCCATAAGGGTGTAA
- a CDS encoding NnrS family protein, which yields MKISFFQWSLWNTAFRPFFWFGSVYGILVIGIWLLVLSNAIANPIQINSIHWHSYEMVFGFSKAIVLGFLFTAVQNWTNSSILKGKNLFFLLLFWTLGRFSMYPLGIVSYLSFGLDISSDLMVIFLLYPKLIVPTQKHNRPILYHYGLFTVFHLLAGFSARSVMDSEKTLLYIHLSIFVILFLILIIGGRVVPFFSGVVIPGYSFKRMPKLETVILYLPFVFYVSLIIQGYLVNNESIHIDITNINFGSVILLFTFLVSFTLFVTNLIRYVSWKPWRSYKKPILWILYTGYFWVCLGFLLYSLVSLGYFPVSSAVHSLTVGGIGVFIYGMITRVSLGHTGRSIVASPLTVGAYILLNFAVVVRVFFPLIGKYNLAYHLSGISWILVFVLFVIQYTKILFSPRPDGKPS from the coding sequence ATGAAGATTTCTTTTTTTCAATGGAGTTTATGGAATACAGCCTTCCGACCTTTTTTTTGGTTCGGTTCGGTTTATGGCATTTTAGTGATCGGGATTTGGTTATTAGTATTATCAAATGCAATCGCAAATCCTATTCAAATTAACTCCATTCATTGGCATTCTTATGAAATGGTCTTTGGATTTTCCAAAGCGATTGTCCTTGGTTTTCTTTTTACAGCGGTCCAAAATTGGACAAACTCTAGTATCTTAAAAGGGAAAAATCTTTTTTTCCTCCTTCTGTTTTGGACTTTAGGAAGATTTTCGATGTATCCACTTGGGATAGTTTCTTATTTATCTTTCGGTTTGGACATCAGCTCCGATTTGATGGTCATTTTCCTTCTCTATCCAAAATTAATAGTTCCAACTCAAAAACACAACCGTCCAATTTTATATCACTACGGACTATTCACAGTATTTCATTTGTTAGCTGGTTTTTCTGCAAGATCGGTGATGGATTCAGAAAAGACTTTGTTATACATTCATTTAAGTATTTTTGTAATTTTATTTCTCATTTTGATTATTGGCGGGCGAGTTGTTCCTTTCTTTTCCGGAGTTGTCATTCCTGGATATTCATTCAAACGAATGCCTAAATTAGAAACGGTTATCTTATATTTGCCGTTTGTATTTTATGTTTCTCTAATAATACAAGGTTATTTAGTTAATAATGAATCAATTCACATTGATATTACAAATATCAATTTTGGAAGTGTGATTCTCTTATTCACTTTTTTAGTTAGTTTTACTTTGTTTGTTACCAATCTCATCCGTTATGTTTCCTGGAAACCCTGGAGATCCTATAAAAAACCCATCCTTTGGATTTTGTATACTGGTTACTTCTGGGTTTGTTTAGGATTTTTATTGTATAGCCTTGTATCTTTGGGTTACTTTCCTGTTTCTTCCGCAGTGCACAGTTTGACTGTCGGTGGAATTGGTGTTTTTATCTATGGAATGATCACACGTGTGAGTTTAGGCCATACAGGAAGAAGTATTGTCGCATCACCACTTACAGTAGGTGCTTATATTCTATTAAATTTTGCAGTAGTTGTTAGAGTATTTTTTCCATTAATCGGAAAATACAATTTGGCCTATCATCTTTCTGGAATTTCTTGGATCCTTGTTTTTGTTTTGTTTGTCATCCAATATACAAAGATTCTGTTTAGCCCAAGACCAGACGGAAAACCATCTTAA
- a CDS encoding Crp/Fnr family transcriptional regulator yields MIIKYLTQPNPESLRKAFEGCQELTFSKDEFLFHGGDPVAYMDLLVSGDLQVFKYDGNMNEVTLTFFRPVSIIAEWAVIQGIPYPASGRFTKSSTILRMPLSEVQTRIHKNIELNHILMHSLMNKIDTLNLAINRGLTMDAMQRVAHFLFYGTPDSLALKQTQMASLLYLRPETFSRILKQLKEQGLIDTQKGEISIIDKEGLLKILA; encoded by the coding sequence ATGATCATAAAGTATCTAACACAACCAAATCCAGAATCATTAAGGAAGGCCTTTGAAGGTTGTCAGGAACTAACATTCTCAAAAGATGAATTTTTATTTCATGGTGGCGATCCAGTTGCTTACATGGACCTACTTGTTTCTGGTGACCTTCAGGTATTTAAATACGATGGGAATATGAATGAGGTGACCTTAACATTCTTTCGTCCTGTAAGTATCATTGCCGAGTGGGCAGTCATCCAAGGAATTCCTTATCCTGCTTCCGGCAGATTCACGAAAAGTAGCACGATCTTAAGAATGCCTCTTTCAGAAGTACAAACACGCATTCACAAAAATATCGAATTAAATCATATTCTAATGCACTCATTGATGAATAAAATTGATACCTTAAATTTAGCAATCAATCGCGGACTTACGATGGATGCAATGCAAAGGGTAGCTCATTTTTTATTCTACGGAACACCAGATTCTCTGGCATTAAAACAAACACAAATGGCTTCTCTTCTTTATTTAAGGCCGGAAACATTCTCAAGAATTCTCAAACAATTAAAAGAACAAGGTCTTATCGATACCCAAAAGGGAGAAATTTCCATTATCGACAAAGAAGGACTATTGAAAATTTTAGCATAG